Genomic window (Streptomyces yatensis):
CGGACTACTCGGACGACGCGGCCTGGCGGAGGGTCGTCGATCTGCTCAACCAGCCCGATGACAACGGTTTCGAGGTGCGCACCTTCCTGCTCGACGACCGTGCGTTCACCGGCGCGAGTCCGGAGGACGTGATATCCGCTGCCGACGCCGAACCCGCGCTCGAAGTCGTCTTCCTGGCCGATGCCGCCACCATGACCGGCGACCACCCCCTGCTCGCGGTTTCGACCAGAATCCAGGAGCTGGAGGACGGGGACATGGAGCTCGACCGCGAATTCCGCCTGATGCCCCCGGATGTCAATTTGATGCATGTGAACCTGGCCATCGGCCATATGGACTTCTGGGAATTCGCCTATCACGCGGCTCGCGCCGCCGATCGCGTCCTCCGCCTGTGAGCCGGACCTGATGTCCCGCGCTGGGACATGTGCCACCGCGTGGGCTCCGGCTCACGCACATGTTGATGTACCTATGGAGCAAGGCATGACACTCACCCCACAGACCCGGCAGAGGGCGGTAGCGGCGCTGAAGGAGCACCTGCCCGCCGACCGGGTCCTCACCGCGGGTCCCGAGTACGCGGCGGGCACCGCGCTCTGGAACGGCGCGGTCACCTCCCGGCCCGCGATTGTGCTGCGCTGCACATCGACCGCCGAGGTACAGACCGGAGTCCGGACCGCTCGGGAGTTCGGGTTGCCGCTCTCGGTGCGGGGCGGAGGCCACGACTGGGCGGGACGTGCCCTCACCGACCAGGGGCTGACGCTGGATCTGACCCCGATGTCCTCGGTGCATGTCGATGTGGAGGCCCGCCGGGCGACGGTTGCCGGAGGGGCCAGGACGAACCATGTGCTCGCCGCCGCCGACCCGTACGGCATGGTGGCCGCCACCGGCACCATCGGCACCGTGGGCATGGCCGGGCTGACCCTGGGGGGCGGCTACGGCCCGTTGGGCGGCCGATTCGGCCTCGCCGCGGACAACTTGGCGGGTGCCGAGGTCGTGCTGGCCGACGGATCCGTCGTGTGGACCGACGCCGAGCACGAACCGGACCTGTTCTGGGCGCTGCGCGGCGGAGGGGGCAACTTCGGCGTGGTGACGTCCATGGAGATCCGGCTGCATACGGTGTCCACCGTCGTCACCGGGATGGTGCTCTATCCGCTGCGGCAGGCGCCGAAGGTCTTCGCGCGGCTGGAGGAACTGCTCGCGGACTGCCCGGACGAGTTGACGGTGCAGACCGGAATCATCAACGGGCCCGACGGGGCACCGATGGCCATGCTGTGGCCGACCTGGTCCGGCGAACCCGCCGTCGGCACGGATCCATCCGGTCCGGTGCAGCGGCTGACGCGCCTGGGCACCCCCGCGGTGGCCGAGTTCGAGACCGGTTCGTTCGCGACCGCGATAGCCGCACGGGACACGATGTTCCCGGACGGGCGGTACGTCTGCCTCCGTACGCGCTCCCTCCCCCGCCACACCCCCGAGGTGGTGGACGCCCTGGTGCACGGCGCCAAGACGATGACCTCACCCCTGTCGGCCTTCTCGGTGCACCACTTCCACGGAGCGGCCACCCGCGTCCCGTGGGAGGAGACGGCCTTCGCGCTGCGCAAGCCCCACATGATGGCCGAGGTCATCGCCGTGTGGACGCCGGAGACGGACGGCGGGCGGCACGCCGCCTGGGCCGACGCCGCCTCGGCGGCGCTGGAGCCACATGCCTTCGCCGGTGGCTACGGGAACCTGCTGGGGCCCGACGCCACTGACCAGATCCCCCACGTCTTCGGTGGCAACACCGCCCGGCTGCTCGCGGTGAAGGACACCGTCGACCCGGACGGCGTGTTCCAGGGGATTCCCCTGCCGATCCCGGCACCCCGCGCGCTGAGCCACAGGTGACGTAGGACCCGGGGCCCCGGGTCCCACCCCCACGGCCCGGACGGTCGACCGTCCGGGACCCTTGTGGAGCTGATCCAGCCTCCGGGTGCGGGTGCCAACAGCTGACGAGGGGTTTCGAGGCACGTCAACGCCGCGTCGCGGAGACGTTTCCCGCCGTGGCCCGGCGAGGAGGACGCGTTACGGCCCTACGTCATATCCATCCAACGTATTGACATAGCAATTGGTTGAGATCACTCTCTTCGCATGGCCGAACGTGACCTCCCGCTGTACGAGCAGATCCGCAGGGAGCTGGAGGGAAACATCCGGGACGGCCGGTGGGCACCCGGGACCCGGGTGCCCACCGAAGCCGAGCTCGGAGAACAGTTCAGCGTCTCGCGCATCACCGTGCAGCGCGCGCTGCGCGACCTCGCGGACGCCGGGCTGGTCGTCCGGTACCGCAGGCACGGCACGTTCGTCGCACAGACCACCGATGAGGAAAACCTGCTCCGCTCCGCGGGCGTGCTGACCAGCGGGCCGGAAACCCACGGCGACCACCGGGTGATCAGCGCCAAGGTCCTGCCCGCGGGCGGCGCGGCCCTGCGGCTGCCCGGCCTGGACGACAACGACGCCGTCGTACAACTCGACCGCCACAAGCTGAGCGCAGACGGCAGCCGCGTGACCGGCACGGAGCTCGCCGTGCTGCCCTTCCGGTTCGCCCCCGACCTGCTGGACCAGGACCTGGTCACCATCACGAGCCATATGTACCTCCGCGACCGCGGAGTGCCCCTGCAACGCTCACGGCTCTACGTGGAGCCGTACGCCCTGGACGAGGAGCACGCCGAGCTCTTCGGCCTGAAACCGGGTACCGCGGTCTTCCGCTGGCTGCGCGTCACCTGGGCGGAGAACGACGAGGTGGTCGAACACCTCGAAATCATCCTGCCGACCGACACTTCCCGCTTCTACGTGGAGACCTCGCTCCCCGGCCCGCTCGGCTGACCCCGTTCGCCTCCGTATCCCTCTCTCTTTCCTCGTCCCCTCGCGCACCGCGCGACGCCCGGATCCCCCATCGCTTCACCCTCCCTCCCGCCTCCTCCGGTCGCGGGAACGGCACTTCCATCCCTCATCGCAGGAGGTAGCCATGGATTCCCCCCGATCAGCCCTGCCCGCCCTGTGTGCCGTGTCCAGTGCCCTCGCGCTCACCGTCGCCCTCACCGGCTGCGGCTCTCCCAACCCCGCCGCCGGCGGCGGCGGGGGCGCCTTGGTGGTGGCCGGCTACGGCGGCTCGTTCGAGACGGCGTTCCGCGACTCGGTACTGCCCGCGTTCGAGAAGAGCTGCGGCTGCAAGGTCACCTATATCCCCGGCTCGTCCACGGACACCGTCGCCAAGCTCAAGGCGCAGCGCGCCAACCCGCAGATCGACGTCGCGCTGGTCGACGACGGTCCCCAGACGCAGGCGCAGGAGGCCGGGCTGCTCGCGTCGGTCGACACCAAGGTGGTGCCGGTGGACGAGGTGGTGCCGATCGCCCGGATGGAGAACAACTCGGGGGTGGGATTCGGGCTGACGGCCACGGGTATCGCCTACAACCCCGAGTGGTTCGAGGACCACGGCATCCCCAAGCCCACCACCTGGGAGGACCTGGCCAACCCCAAGCTCAAGGACAAGGTGGTCCTTCCGTCGATCACCAACACCTACGGGGTGGGGCTGCTGGTCGGCGCGTCCAAGGCGAACGGCGGCTCGGAGAAGGACGTCGACCCCGGCCTCACGGCGGTCAAGAAGATCGCCAAGAACGCGGCGACGTTCGACACCACCGCCGATGTGTCCAACTACTTCCTCCAGGGCCAGGCCGCCGCCTCGGTGTGGGGGGTGTCGCGGACCTCGACACTCGCGGAGAAGGACTTCCCGATCGAGTTCGCCTACCCGAAGGACGGTGCCATCGGCCTGGTGACCACGGCGAACGTGGTGAAGCAGGCACCGCATGAGGAGGTGGCCCAGAAGTTCGTCGCCCATCTGCTGGAGCCGTCCGTCCAGCGGGCGCTGGCCAAGGCGACCTACGACGGCTCGGTGGTCCAGGGCGTCAAGGAGGACCCCGCCCTGAAGGACAAGGTCGTCAGCGCCGACAAGGTGGACTCCCTGCTGAGGCTCGACTGGAAGACCATCAACAAGAACCGCTCCGCCTGGACCGACCAGTGGAACAAGCAGGTGGAGAGCAAGTGACCGCGGGGACGGAAACCGTGGGCACGAAGGCCGCGCCGGACGCCGCCGCACGGGCCGGAACCACCCGCGGGCGGCTGGTCCTCCAGGGGATCCACAAGGCCCTGGGCGGCAAGGAGGTCGTACGCGGTATCGACCTGACGATGGAGCCCGGGGAGTTCCTCACCCTGCTCGGTCCGTCGGGGTGTGGCAAGAGCACCACGCTGAACATGGTGGCGGGCCATCTGCTGCCGGACTCCGGCGTGGTGGAGGTGGACGGGCGGGACATCACCCATCTCCCCGCGAACCGGCGGGCCATGGGCATGGTCTTCCAGTCCTATGCCCTGTTCCCCCATATGACGGTGGCGGAGAACATCGCGTTCGGCCTGCGGATGCGCAAGGTCGGGGCCGCCCAGCGCAGGCGCAGGGCGACCGAGGCCCTGGAGCTGGTGGGGCTCGACGGCATGGGCGAGCGCTATCCGCGCCAGCTCTCCGGCGGGCAGCGCCAGCGCACGGCCCTGGCCAGGGCGCTGATCGTGGAACCCGATCTGCTGCTGCTCGACGAGCCGTTCTCCAACCTCGACGCCCAGCTCAGGGTGCGACTGCGCGAGGAGGTCGCCGCCCTCCAGCGCCGGGTGGGCACCACCACCATTCTGGTCACCCACGATCAGGACGAGGCGCTCGCGGTGTCGGACCGGATCGCGGTGATGGCCGAGGGGACGATCCATCAGCTGGACGCCCCCGAGACCGTGTATCTGCGTCCGGCCACGGACTTCGTGGCGCAGTTCGTCGGCGAGGTCAATGTGCTCGACGGGATCGCGGCGGGGGCGGCCGCCGAAGGGCACCGCTGCCGGATCGGTGACACCCATCTCCTCACGGCGACACCGGTCGGCGCCGCGCCGGGCGACGGCGAGGCGGTACGGCTCTATGTGCGGCCGGAGGCCGTGCGGGTGCTGGCCGTATCCGAGGGCGTGCCACCGGCCGGTACGGCGGCGCGGCCGGGGCTTCCCGGCACCGTCGAGGCCACCCGTTTCCTCGGCACCCGCATCCGCTGCGTCGTGGCCACGGCGGCGGGACGTGTCGAGGCCACACTGCCGTTCGGTTCCGAGGTGCCCAGGCTGGGCGAGGAGGTGATCTGCGCATGGCAGCCACAGCACGCATCGCTGACGGCCCGGCCCTGAGGCCCGACGACTCCGCGCCGGCCCCGAAGGTTCCCCGGCAGGTCACGGCGCGCGGCCCCTGGCGCACCGGACTGCTGCTGGCCTCCCCCGCCATCGCCGTGCTCGCCCTGCTCTTCATCGCACCGCTGTTCATGCTGGTGTACAACAGCTTCCGCACCCAGGCGGGCGATCCCACACTGCGGAACTACACACGGTTCCTCGGGGACTCCTTCTACCGGGACGTGCTGTGGCACACCCTGTGGATCGGTGCGCTGACCACTCTCGGCTGCCTCGTCGTGGGCTACCCGTTCGCCGTCTATCTGCGCGGACGCTCGCCCCGGGCACGCAACTACCTGTCCCTCGTACTGCTGTCGCCACTGCTCATCTCCATGGTGACCAGGGCGTACGGGTGGCTGGTGCTGCTCGGGCCGAAGGGGCCGATCGCGGACGGGTTCCACGCCGTGGGCCTGGAGGCGCCGAAGATGCTGTACAACGACACCGCGGTCGTCGTCGGCATGGTGCATGTGATGCTCGCCTATATGGTGCTCCCCCTGATGGGCAGCCTGGACCGGATCGACCCGGCGCTCACGCCCGCGGCCAAGGGCCTGGGGGCGAGCGGCTGGACCTGCTTCTGGCGGATCACCGTCCCGCTGTCCTTGCCGGGGATGCTCGCCGGTTCGCTGATCGTGTTCAGCCTGACCGTCTCCAGCTTCGTCACCCCGGCGATTCTGGGCGGGCCCACCGTGAAGCTGATGCCGTACTTCGTCTACACCGAGGCGACGTCCAACCTGAACTGGCCGTACGCGGCGGCCATCGGCTTCGTGCTGATCGTGGTCACGACGATTCTGACGGCCGTGTACGCCCGGCTGCTGCGCGGGCGTGGCGGCAAGGAGGTGTTCGCGTGAACACGGCGAAGGCAACCACCGCATCGGCGACGAACGAGGCGGCCGGCGGGGCCGGGGACAAGCCGGTCGCCGTGGGTGTGGGCGAGCGCGCGAGGCGCCTGCTCGGGGCCGCGTTCGCCGCCCTCGTCGGGCTGTTCCTGCTGGCGCCCGTGCTGGTGACCATCGCCTCGTCGCTCACCACGACCAGCTATGTCACCTTCCCGCCCAAGGGGCTGACCCTGCACTGGTACGCGGAGCTGCTGAACCGCCCCGAGTTCCTGGACTCCTTCCTGCTCAGCATCGGCGTGGCGGCGGGGGCGGCCGTGGTGTCCACGGCGCTCGGGCTCGCGGCGGGGCTGGCCATCCACCGCTACCCGTTCCCGGGGAAGTCGGTGCTGGACAGGGTGTTCTCGAGCGCGTTCGCCGTGCCGACGATCGTGCTCGGCATCGGGCTGCTCCAGTGGTACGCCCAGCTCGGCATGGCCTCCAGCCCGCTCACCCTGCTGCTGGCGCATCTGGTGCTGACCGTCCCGTACACGGTGCGCCTGGTCCTGGCCGGTCTCGCCGGGCTCGACCGCTCGGCGGAGCTGGCGGCCGCCGGTCTGGGTGCGAAGGCGCCGCAGGTGTTCTGGCATGTGACGCTGCCCGCCGTGCGCGGTCCGCTGATCGCGGGGGCGTTCTTCGCCCTGATCACGTCCTTCGACGACCTGACGATCGCGCTGTTCGTGGTGACCACGGACATGCAGACCCTGCCGGTGCGGATCTTCAACTACCTCCAGTACAACTACGACCCGACCGTGACCGCCGTCGGCACCGTGATGGTGCTCTTCGCCGCGGTGGCCGTCGTCATCATCGAGCGCGTCGTCGGCGTCGCTCATCTCTTCGGGGCCGATCCCGAGCGGTGACCCCGTCCAGTGACCTCGTGTAGTGACCCCGTGCCAAGGAGGATTCCCGTGCGAGTTGTGGTCATCGGAGCCGGAGTGGTGGGCGCGGCCGTGGCGGCGGAACTGGCCGCTCGCGGCGCCCGGGTCACCGTGCTCGAGGCGGATCACCCCGGAGCGGGCACCACCGCGAACTCGTTCGCCTGGATCAACAGCGCGAACAAGGAGCCCGAGCCGTACTTCGCGCTCAACCACGCCGGTATGCGCGCTCACGACGCGTTGGCCGGGGACGGCGCGCCGTGGTTCTTCCCCACCGGAAACCTGGAGTGGGCGGTGACGGACCGCCACAAGGAGGTGCTGGCCGGGCGGGTGGCGCGGCTGACGGCCAGGGACTACCCGGTGGAGTGGATCACCGCGCAACAGGCCGGGAAGCTGGAACCGGACCTCGCGGCGACACCGTCGGACGCCGTGTTCGCCTTCTTCCCCGAGGAGGCGTACACACTGCCCGTGCTGCTGCTGTCCCGGCTGCTGGGCGGGGCCAGGGACCGGGGCGTGACGGTGGTCGGCGGCGCCAGGGTGACCGCGATCGAGCACGGCCCGGCGGGAACGGCCGTGATCTGCGCCGACGGCGGCCGCTACGTGGCGGACACGGTGGTGAGCTGCGCGGGCCGGTGGACACAGGGCGTGGCCGCGCTGGCCGGTGCGCACGTCCCCATGGCCGACCCGGATCTCGCGGGCTCGGCGACGGTCGGCTTCCTCGCCACCACCGCACCGACGGCCGCACGCCTGTCCCGCGTGCTGACCGGCCCGCGGCTCAATGTCCGCCCCGACGGCGGTGGCCGTCTGCTCCTCCAGGCCCTGGACCTGGACGCGGCCGCGGACCCCGCCACGCCGTACCCGCCCGACGGCGAGATCGCCACCGACATGCTGGCCCGTCTGCCCGGGGTGCTGAACGCCGCCGAGGGCACCGTCGTGGAGAAGGTCCGGGTCGGTCAACGCGCCATGCCGGGCGACGGTTTCACGGTGGCGGGCTTCCCCGCCACCGACGTTCCGTTCTACGTGGTGGCGACCCACAGCGGCATCACCCTGGCCCCGCTGCTCGGCCGCCTGGTCGCGGACGAGCTCCACGGCCATGAGTCCCCCCTGCTGAGGGACTTCCGGCCGGGCCGCTTCACCTCGGGCGAGGTGCTGCCCCCGCCCCCTGCGGCACGGCGCCCGGGCGAGCAGTGAGACGGGCGCGCCGGTCCTCCGCGAGGGCAGTGGCATGACCGGCGCGTTCCATCGAGCCGGGTGGCCGGGCGCGGCGTTCCACCAGCCGCGCCCGGCAGCCCACCGGCGCCGTGTTGAGCCGGTGAGGCCGCCGGCGCGTGGTCAGGCCGTGGAGCGCGGGCCGTCGGCGCAGTCGAGTGCCGTCAGGTCGATGGCGTCGGCCATCGCCTGCATCCCCTTGTCGTTGGGGTGCAGATGGTCGCCGTTGTCGAGGAACGGCAGCACCCGCTCGGGGTCGTAGGGGCTGCGCAGGACGCGGTCGAAGTCGGTGACCGCGTCGAACTCGCCGCTGCCGCGGACGAAGGCGTTGACGCCCTGACGTACCGACTCGGCGGCCGCGTCCCATTCGGACCAGCCCTTGAAGGGGCCCACGGTGGCGCCGACCACGCACTTCCCGGCCGCGTGCGCCCGCGCGATGATCTGGCGGTAGCCGTCGATCATGTCCGCGGCGGTGACACCGGTGTGTGCCTTGATGTCGTTGACGCCCTCGAAGAGGAACACGGTCCGCACACCCGGGAGGGACAGGACATCGCGGTCGAGCCGGTTCAGGGCGCTCTGACCGGCGCCGTCGGCGAGGACCTTGTTGCCGGAGATCCCCTCGTTCGCCACTCCCCTGACGTCGGAGGCCGCCGTCCGCAACCGGCGCGCGAGGTAGTCGGGCCAGCGGCGGTTGAGGTCGGTGGTGGACTGCCAGCCGTCGGTGATGGAGTCGCCGAGCGCCACCACGGCACCGGTGGCGGCGGACGTGCGGACGGTGGCGGCGTCGAGGTAGAACCAGGAGCCGGTGGTCTCCGTCCAGTGGGTGGCGCTCTCCTCTCCCGTGTGATCGCCCTGGGTCGTGTACGACGTCTGCATCGCCATCCCGTGCCCCGTGGCCGGACCGGCGGCGTCGGGGGTGTGGAGGCTGACGACCAGGTTGGTCTCGGCGGGCAGGCTGCCGGGCAGGGCGTCGCTGAGCACGGTCCCGCCCGCCGGAATGGTGACGGTGTGCGCGCCGCCGAACGTCAGCCGCCGGTTGCTGCCCGGCCGCAGCTCGGCACCCGACCTCTGGACGCCGGTGTAGACGCTGTCGAGGGTCAGCGGCCGGTCGCCGAAGGCGTTGGAGAGACGGATGCGCAGCTCGCTCCCGCCGACGCTGGTGTGCACGACCATCCGGTAGCCGCGGTCCGGCGTCCCGTCCCCCAGGCGATCCGCGCTCGCCGCCCAGGTGACGACGTCGTGCCGGCCGCCCGCCGCCTCGGCGGGGGTGGCCTGGAGGGCGGCGGCCGCGAGCAGTGCGGCGGCCGCGCCGCCGAAGGCGGCGCGGCGGGCCGTCATCGGGCGAATCCGTTCAGCGTGTGGGACTCGCCGGGCGCCAGGCGGATCGTACGGGAGGTGCCGCCGTGGGTCACCGTCGTGGTGCGGCCGCCGACGCTGTGGAGCCGGACCGACGTCGGCACCCCCTGCTCCCAGCGCAGATCGACGACGAAGCCGCCCCGCGCGGCCAGCCCCGTCACCGAGCCGGACGCGGCCCAGGCCTCGGGCAGGGCGGGAAGCAGCTCCAGGTGGCCGGGGCGGGAGTAGAGCAACATCTCGCTGATGGCGGCCGGGGTGCCGAAGTTGGCGTCGATCTGGAAGATGCCACGGCCCTTCTCGACCTCATAGATGTCGAAGAGGTTGAACGCGGTGCCGTTGCTGCCGTCGATGGAGGGGCGGAGGTTGTTGGCGATGAGCTGGTACGCCTTGTCGGCGTTCTTCAGCCGCGCCCAGCACAGGGCGCGCCAGGCGTTGGCCCAGCCGAAGCTGTTCATGCCGCGCGCGGTGAGCAGGGCGGTGGCCCCGTCCACGATCTCCTGGGGAGTGGAGCCGTCGGGGCGGATCCGGTCGCCGGGGAACAGACCGATCAGGACGGACAGATGGCGGTGGGTCGTCTCGCCGAGGTTGTCGGGGGACATCCACTCCTGGAGCCACCCGGTCTTCGGGCTCACCTCCGGCAGGTACAGCTTCTTGCGCAGCGAGCTGATCGTGTCGGCGTAGCCGCCGTCCTTCTTCAGCTCGGCGGCCGCGGCGGCGAAGTTGCCGAACAGCGCCCACACCAGCTCCTGGGAATAAGTATTGCCCTTGGCGTCCTGCGGGCCGTGTTCGGGCGACCAGTCGCGGTCGTCGATCAGCACCTCCTTGGAGGTGCCGGGGAGGGTGGTGGTGATCAGCCGCGCCTCCCAGAACTCACAGGCGCCCTTGAGCAGCGGGTAGATCTTCGCCAGATACTCCCGCGACTGGGTGTACTCGTAGTGCTCGTACAGGCTGTTGCTCAGCCAGGCGTTGCCCGCGGGATGCCACCACCAGCCGCTGCCGCCGTGGACGTTGGTGGAGAAGGCCACGGCCCAGCCGCCGATCTTCCCGGTGGAGTTGCGGTAGCGGTTGCGCGGGTCGTTGAAGAGGTCGTGGGTGAGCTCGGTCCAGGACGGGAGCTGGGCGAGGCAGTAGTCGGCGAAGGCGTCGAAGCACGGGGACAGGCCCGCCCGGTCGGCCATCCAGTAGTTCATCTGGATGTTGATGTCGGTGTGGTAGTCGCCCATCCAGTCCGGGTCGTTGCCGTCCAGCCACAGGCCCTGGAGGTTCAGGGGCAGGCTGTCGCGCGAGCCGGAAATCATCAGGTAGCGGCTGTACTGGAG
Coding sequences:
- a CDS encoding FAD-dependent oxidoreductase — translated: MTLTPQTRQRAVAALKEHLPADRVLTAGPEYAAGTALWNGAVTSRPAIVLRCTSTAEVQTGVRTAREFGLPLSVRGGGHDWAGRALTDQGLTLDLTPMSSVHVDVEARRATVAGGARTNHVLAAADPYGMVAATGTIGTVGMAGLTLGGGYGPLGGRFGLAADNLAGAEVVLADGSVVWTDAEHEPDLFWALRGGGGNFGVVTSMEIRLHTVSTVVTGMVLYPLRQAPKVFARLEELLADCPDELTVQTGIINGPDGAPMAMLWPTWSGEPAVGTDPSGPVQRLTRLGTPAVAEFETGSFATAIAARDTMFPDGRYVCLRTRSLPRHTPEVVDALVHGAKTMTSPLSAFSVHHFHGAATRVPWEETAFALRKPHMMAEVIAVWTPETDGGRHAAWADAASAALEPHAFAGGYGNLLGPDATDQIPHVFGGNTARLLAVKDTVDPDGVFQGIPLPIPAPRALSHR
- a CDS encoding glycosyl hydrolase family 95 catalytic domain-containing protein — protein: MNPRPTDAGSDPGREPGRAPGSDPSRRTALSLAATAGLTAALGGLPAFTASAAPRRPADPPPLTGTSHDQLWWQAPGDEGSLIEQGLPVGNGRLGALASNDPGRELLLITDATMWTGGLNDTLDADGQFPYGRGDFGSFTLLARLTVDIPDHDLSGVNDYRRSLDLAQGLVTSSYVRSGVTYRRQVFASHPDDAIVLHFTQSGGGHYTGTITLGGTHGEKPSNAESFGATFPGGLRYGAAVTAYGSGGRVRVNGTRIDFSGCKDLTVVVSGGTNYVPDAEREYRDPSLDPEKLARTKVRDAARHSADTLRRTHVADYRGLYEKFALSLGTSTDAQRSLDTWERLTARARDGVPDPELEAAYLQYSRYLMISGSRDSLPLNLQGLWLDGNDPDWMGDYHTDINIQMNYWMADRAGLSPCFDAFADYCLAQLPSWTELTHDLFNDPRNRYRNSTGKIGGWAVAFSTNVHGGSGWWWHPAGNAWLSNSLYEHYEYTQSREYLAKIYPLLKGACEFWEARLITTTLPGTSKEVLIDDRDWSPEHGPQDAKGNTYSQELVWALFGNFAAAAAELKKDGGYADTISSLRKKLYLPEVSPKTGWLQEWMSPDNLGETTHRHLSVLIGLFPGDRIRPDGSTPQEIVDGATALLTARGMNSFGWANAWRALCWARLKNADKAYQLIANNLRPSIDGSNGTAFNLFDIYEVEKGRGIFQIDANFGTPAAISEMLLYSRPGHLELLPALPEAWAASGSVTGLAARGGFVVDLRWEQGVPTSVRLHSVGGRTTTVTHGGTSRTIRLAPGESHTLNGFAR
- a CDS encoding DUF6924 domain-containing protein is translated as MRDPAMPPTIDFTHHDFEAEALVVRTDYSDDAAWRRVVDLLNQPDDNGFEVRTFLLDDRAFTGASPEDVISAADAEPALEVVFLADAATMTGDHPLLAVSTRIQELEDGDMELDREFRLMPPDVNLMHVNLAIGHMDFWEFAYHAARAADRVLRL
- a CDS encoding NAD(P)/FAD-dependent oxidoreductase → MRVVVIGAGVVGAAVAAELAARGARVTVLEADHPGAGTTANSFAWINSANKEPEPYFALNHAGMRAHDALAGDGAPWFFPTGNLEWAVTDRHKEVLAGRVARLTARDYPVEWITAQQAGKLEPDLAATPSDAVFAFFPEEAYTLPVLLLSRLLGGARDRGVTVVGGARVTAIEHGPAGTAVICADGGRYVADTVVSCAGRWTQGVAALAGAHVPMADPDLAGSATVGFLATTAPTAARLSRVLTGPRLNVRPDGGGRLLLQALDLDAAADPATPYPPDGEIATDMLARLPGVLNAAEGTVVEKVRVGQRAMPGDGFTVAGFPATDVPFYVVATHSGITLAPLLGRLVADELHGHESPLLRDFRPGRFTSGEVLPPPPAARRPGEQ
- a CDS encoding GntR family transcriptional regulator, which translates into the protein MAERDLPLYEQIRRELEGNIRDGRWAPGTRVPTEAELGEQFSVSRITVQRALRDLADAGLVVRYRRHGTFVAQTTDEENLLRSAGVLTSGPETHGDHRVISAKVLPAGGAALRLPGLDDNDAVVQLDRHKLSADGSRVTGTELAVLPFRFAPDLLDQDLVTITSHMYLRDRGVPLQRSRLYVEPYALDEEHAELFGLKPGTAVFRWLRVTWAENDEVVEHLEIILPTDTSRFYVETSLPGPLG
- a CDS encoding SGNH/GDSL hydrolase family protein; translated protein: MTARRAAFGGAAAALLAAAALQATPAEAAGGRHDVVTWAASADRLGDGTPDRGYRMVVHTSVGGSELRIRLSNAFGDRPLTLDSVYTGVQRSGAELRPGSNRRLTFGGAHTVTIPAGGTVLSDALPGSLPAETNLVVSLHTPDAAGPATGHGMAMQTSYTTQGDHTGEESATHWTETTGSWFYLDAATVRTSAATGAVVALGDSITDGWQSTTDLNRRWPDYLARRLRTAASDVRGVANEGISGNKVLADGAGQSALNRLDRDVLSLPGVRTVFLFEGVNDIKAHTGVTAADMIDGYRQIIARAHAAGKCVVGATVGPFKGWSEWDAAAESVRQGVNAFVRGSGEFDAVTDFDRVLRSPYDPERVLPFLDNGDHLHPNDKGMQAMADAIDLTALDCADGPRSTA
- a CDS encoding ABC transporter permease, which translates into the protein MNTAKATTASATNEAAGGAGDKPVAVGVGERARRLLGAAFAALVGLFLLAPVLVTIASSLTTTSYVTFPPKGLTLHWYAELLNRPEFLDSFLLSIGVAAGAAVVSTALGLAAGLAIHRYPFPGKSVLDRVFSSAFAVPTIVLGIGLLQWYAQLGMASSPLTLLLAHLVLTVPYTVRLVLAGLAGLDRSAELAAAGLGAKAPQVFWHVTLPAVRGPLIAGAFFALITSFDDLTIALFVVTTDMQTLPVRIFNYLQYNYDPTVTAVGTVMVLFAAVAVVIIERVVGVAHLFGADPER
- a CDS encoding ABC transporter substrate-binding protein — protein: MDSPRSALPALCAVSSALALTVALTGCGSPNPAAGGGGGALVVAGYGGSFETAFRDSVLPAFEKSCGCKVTYIPGSSTDTVAKLKAQRANPQIDVALVDDGPQTQAQEAGLLASVDTKVVPVDEVVPIARMENNSGVGFGLTATGIAYNPEWFEDHGIPKPTTWEDLANPKLKDKVVLPSITNTYGVGLLVGASKANGGSEKDVDPGLTAVKKIAKNAATFDTTADVSNYFLQGQAAASVWGVSRTSTLAEKDFPIEFAYPKDGAIGLVTTANVVKQAPHEEVAQKFVAHLLEPSVQRALAKATYDGSVVQGVKEDPALKDKVVSADKVDSLLRLDWKTINKNRSAWTDQWNKQVESK
- a CDS encoding ABC transporter ATP-binding protein, which codes for MTAGTETVGTKAAPDAAARAGTTRGRLVLQGIHKALGGKEVVRGIDLTMEPGEFLTLLGPSGCGKSTTLNMVAGHLLPDSGVVEVDGRDITHLPANRRAMGMVFQSYALFPHMTVAENIAFGLRMRKVGAAQRRRRATEALELVGLDGMGERYPRQLSGGQRQRTALARALIVEPDLLLLDEPFSNLDAQLRVRLREEVAALQRRVGTTTILVTHDQDEALAVSDRIAVMAEGTIHQLDAPETVYLRPATDFVAQFVGEVNVLDGIAAGAAAEGHRCRIGDTHLLTATPVGAAPGDGEAVRLYVRPEAVRVLAVSEGVPPAGTAARPGLPGTVEATRFLGTRIRCVVATAAGRVEATLPFGSEVPRLGEEVICAWQPQHASLTARP
- a CDS encoding ABC transporter permease, with the protein product MAATARIADGPALRPDDSAPAPKVPRQVTARGPWRTGLLLASPAIAVLALLFIAPLFMLVYNSFRTQAGDPTLRNYTRFLGDSFYRDVLWHTLWIGALTTLGCLVVGYPFAVYLRGRSPRARNYLSLVLLSPLLISMVTRAYGWLVLLGPKGPIADGFHAVGLEAPKMLYNDTAVVVGMVHVMLAYMVLPLMGSLDRIDPALTPAAKGLGASGWTCFWRITVPLSLPGMLAGSLIVFSLTVSSFVTPAILGGPTVKLMPYFVYTEATSNLNWPYAAAIGFVLIVVTTILTAVYARLLRGRGGKEVFA